One region of Oncorhynchus mykiss isolate Arlee chromosome 8, USDA_OmykA_1.1, whole genome shotgun sequence genomic DNA includes:
- the mrpl19 gene encoding 39S ribosomal protein L19, mitochondrial, producing MAASTRKLDKVMFSIKLLRNIQQQNERFLSTSMRRLAEGSDGGKPTKFTPPPKPVIIDKTQSEASLRKFLSPEFIPPRQRINPLKFAIERKDMIQRRKVLNIPEFYVGSVLAVTMADPHASGKTNRFMGICIQRGGHGLGATFVLRNIIDGQGVEICYEMYSPRLQQLEVLKLEKRLDNNLMYLRDALPEYSTVNLDMKPVPHSVTGDVPVNKTRVRMRPKPWSKRWERPKYNVQGIRFDLCLSPEKLEHAQKWAEPWREYDMLKEYDTTALEERFLKEVQTEMSKSTSP from the exons ATGGCTGCTAGCACAAGAAAGCTTGACAAAGTTATGTTTTCAATAAAGCTGTTACGGAATATACAACAGCAAAATGAAC GTTTCTTGTCCACGTCTATGCGTCGCCTCGCCGAGGGGAGTGACGGTGGCAAGCCAACAAAATTCACCCCTCCACCAAAACCTGTCATAATTGACAAAACACAGTCCGAGGCTTCACTGCGAAA GTTCCTGAGTCCAGAATTCATCCCTCCCCGACAGAGAATAAACCCACTGAAGTTCGCAATTGAGCGCAAAGacatgatccagaggaggaaagTGCTGAACATTCCGGAGTTTTATGTTG GGAGTGTCTTAGCTGTGACCATGGCGGACCCTCATGCCAGCGGCAAAACCAACCGCTTTATGGGCATCTGCATCCAGAGAGGTGGCCATGGACTGGGAGCCACATTTGTCCTTAGGAATATTATCGACGGCCAAG gagTTGAGATCTGCTATGAAATGTATAGCCCACGGCTGCAGCAGCTGGAGGTGCTGAAGCTGGAGAAAAGGCTGGACAACAATCTGATGTACCTGAGAGACGCCCTGCCCGAGTACAGCACCGTGAACTTGGACATGAAGCCTGTGCCCCACTCTGTCACCGGGGACGTGCCCGTCAATAAA ACCAGAGTGCGGATGCGTCCTAAGCCGTGGTCCAAGCGCTGGGAGCGGCCCAAGTACAACGTGCAGGGCATCCGCTTCGACCTGTGTCTGTCGCCCGAGAAGCTGGAGCACGCCCAGAAGTGGGCGGAGCCCTGGCGGGAGTATGACATGCTGAAAGAGTACGACACCACGGCCCTGGAGGAGCGCTTCCTTAAGGAGGTGCAGACAGAGATGAGCAAGTCAACATCCCCCTAA